In Planctomycetota bacterium, a genomic segment contains:
- a CDS encoding ABC transporter permease, which produces MTDPSFDNPAVRRGMAGAVRPALSPTRLALRRFRRNRLALAGLVVLVAIVAAAIGGLVQDRLAAWRGEPEPYRTSLPGIHPQPPSLVPFRPFGTDPLGRDMLARTLVGGCVSLGVGLAAAVVSVLVGTVWGLVAGYVGRGVDTLMMRVVDVLYGLPYVLLVILLLVLFAEQYAWVRVTALFLAIGGVSWLTMARVVRGQVLALREAEFIQAARAMGTRTGRIIFREMMPNLAGTILVCATLTVPLAILQESFLSFLGLGVPPPLASWGTLASDAMGALNPVQAYWWLMVFPCAFLGATLLGLNFVGDGLRDAFDPRAQ; this is translated from the coding sequence ATGACTGACCCGTCGTTCGACAATCCGGCCGTGCGGCGAGGCATGGCAGGAGCCGTCCGGCCGGCGCTGTCGCCGACGCGCCTGGCGCTTCGGCGATTCCGGCGGAACCGGCTTGCGCTGGCGGGCCTCGTGGTCCTCGTGGCGATTGTGGCCGCGGCGATTGGGGGACTCGTCCAGGATCGCCTTGCGGCCTGGCGCGGCGAGCCGGAGCCGTATCGCACTTCCCTCCCCGGCATCCATCCCCAGCCGCCCAGCCTCGTGCCCTTCCGCCCCTTCGGGACCGACCCGCTCGGCCGCGACATGCTGGCGCGGACGCTCGTCGGCGGATGCGTGTCGCTCGGCGTGGGCCTGGCGGCGGCGGTCGTGAGCGTTCTCGTGGGCACGGTCTGGGGCCTCGTCGCCGGGTACGTCGGCCGCGGCGTCGATACGCTCATGATGCGCGTCGTGGACGTCCTCTACGGCCTGCCGTACGTCCTGCTCGTCATCCTTCTGCTCGTGCTCTTCGCGGAGCAGTACGCCTGGGTCCGCGTGACGGCCCTTTTCCTGGCGATCGGGGGCGTCTCCTGGCTGACAATGGCGCGGGTCGTGCGGGGCCAGGTGCTCGCGCTTCGCGAGGCGGAGTTCATCCAGGCGGCCCGGGCCATGGGGACCCGCACGGGAAGGATTATTTTCCGCGAGATGATGCCGAACCTCGCCGGCACCATCCTCGTCTGCGCGACGCTCACCGTGCCCCTGGCGATCCTCCAGGAATCGTTCCTTTCGTTCCTCGGGCTCGGCGTGCCGCCGCCCTTGGCCTCCTGGGGGACGCTGGCGTCCGACGCGATGGGGGCCCTGAACCCGGTCCAGGCGTACTGGTGGCTGATGGTGTTTCCGTGCGCGTTTCTGGGGGCGACGCTCCTGGGCCTGAACTTCGTCGGCGACGGGCTCAGAGACGCTTTCGACCCGCGGGCGCAGTAG
- a CDS encoding metallophosphoesterase — MRRSLCGLVILVLAAVAGCAPSVPGGRVKFANLAGIYYSASPGVEAEAALVEDSETLLRRAVAQLNAEKNLDFVVLSGDLLAQADALSLDRAKAILAELAVPYYVVLGDHDGPAGAADAPALSRTSVLWAFQGHGFDGPEGYWCREVLPGLMLVGLDTAAGGRGKGHVDAKQLEWLDRTLAEHKDKAVLVAAHHGLMALHPLDEGSAWRDLLVDNGEAVRQVLARHANVLAVLTGHHHLADGRVSGRIVYLAAPSVSVWPLAYHLVNLTKTEAEAVWVPLDQGDLARRAQERLLGSAMYRGVFPPGEDGDTTCVRLFGGGKMAVVPLPAIRP, encoded by the coding sequence ATGCGTCGGTCGCTTTGCGGGCTGGTGATCCTGGTGTTGGCCGCGGTGGCGGGGTGCGCGCCGAGCGTGCCGGGCGGCCGCGTCAAGTTCGCCAACCTGGCGGGGATTTATTACTCCGCTTCGCCGGGGGTCGAGGCCGAGGCGGCCCTGGTCGAGGACTCCGAAACGCTCCTGCGGCGCGCCGTCGCGCAACTGAACGCCGAGAAGAACCTCGACTTCGTCGTCCTCTCGGGCGATCTTCTCGCGCAGGCCGACGCCCTCAGTCTGGACCGCGCCAAGGCGATCCTCGCGGAACTCGCCGTTCCTTATTACGTTGTCCTCGGCGACCACGACGGCCCGGCTGGCGCCGCCGACGCCCCCGCCTTGAGCCGAACGAGCGTCCTCTGGGCGTTCCAGGGCCACGGTTTCGACGGGCCGGAAGGCTACTGGTGCCGCGAGGTCCTGCCCGGTCTTATGCTCGTGGGCTTGGACACGGCGGCGGGCGGGCGGGGCAAAGGCCACGTCGACGCGAAGCAACTGGAGTGGCTCGACCGGACGCTCGCCGAGCACAAGGACAAGGCTGTGCTCGTGGCGGCGCACCACGGCCTGATGGCGCTGCATCCGCTGGATGAGGGAAGCGCGTGGCGAGACCTCCTGGTGGACAATGGGGAGGCGGTGCGCCAGGTGCTCGCCCGCCACGCGAACGTCCTGGCGGTGCTGACGGGGCACCACCACTTGGCCGACGGGCGCGTCAGCGGCCGGATCGTGTACCTGGCGGCCCCGAGCGTGAGCGTCTGGCCCCTGGCGTACCACCTCGTGAACCTGACGAAGACGGAGGCCGAGGCCGTCTGGGTTCCCCTCGACCAGGGGGACCTGGCGCGGCGAGCGCAGGAACGGTTGCTGGGGAGCGCGATGTACCGCGGCGTCTTTCCGCCGGGCGAGGATGGAGACACGACGTGCGTGCGCCTGTTCGGAGGTGGCAAGATGGCCGTGGTCCCGCTGCCCGCCATCCGGCCATGA
- a CDS encoding PD-(D/E)XK nuclease family protein translates to MAVVAGSGFYKQQEVLDVLNLLRALEDPSDDLAVAGVLRSPFFAVSDEGLYRLRRLGGTLLGALEPAAEASGFEAEDQRGLARAARLLPDWARRKDPMGLAHLLDEVVFDSGYAAATVAGFGGARAYANLRQMAELARRFERQGMASLGDYIDYVSDFMQSEMRQEQAAIDTPEDGSGGGSVRLMTIHKAKGLEFPIVAIPDLGHASRGPRADYFIHAATGLAVRLRDDQGETAASCALALARREAKRAEADEAIRLLYVAITRAKDYAIFCSHQAYTIVQTLTWQDVLATGTGLPANLEEGSRVVTLPGSCTVRVSACAPGRDSAHHGRRRVGPRDVFASGRVRWDVVRSRAQTAPRGRLARVLEQVSPAEPPARPPQRVAATALDVYRRCPAEYWWTHVLGVEAPEPEADTLRAPQAGEIFLSPRERGLLYHRALELAVSPDDEDIRRAVEGALRRADGGPGPWRRRLARDATEAVSRFWASDLGRRVACAKAAYREMPVLLRLGETEIHGIVDLVLENPDGQWELADYKSRLAPDETGKPSVEAYRLQLGLYAMAVSRWAGRPASRCSIYVIDSGTLVEYHPAGGLKAAETEAHEVLSAIAGGRFECRHTKKCSHCRLGRLCDYGRAG, encoded by the coding sequence ATGGCCGTCGTCGCCGGCAGCGGGTTCTACAAGCAGCAGGAAGTTCTGGACGTGCTGAACCTTTTGCGGGCGCTGGAGGATCCGTCGGACGATCTGGCGGTGGCGGGGGTGCTGCGGTCGCCCTTCTTCGCCGTCAGCGACGAAGGGCTGTACCGCCTGCGGCGCCTGGGCGGCACGCTCCTCGGGGCGCTCGAGCCGGCGGCCGAGGCGTCCGGCTTCGAGGCCGAGGACCAGCGCGGCCTGGCGCGGGCGGCCCGCCTCCTGCCCGACTGGGCCCGACGCAAGGACCCGATGGGCCTGGCCCACCTCCTGGACGAGGTGGTGTTCGATTCCGGCTACGCCGCCGCCACCGTCGCCGGCTTCGGGGGCGCGAGGGCCTATGCGAACCTCAGGCAGATGGCGGAACTCGCTCGCCGCTTCGAACGGCAGGGCATGGCGTCGCTCGGGGACTACATCGATTACGTCAGCGATTTCATGCAGAGCGAAATGCGCCAGGAACAGGCCGCTATCGACACGCCGGAGGACGGCTCCGGCGGCGGCAGCGTCCGCCTCATGACGATCCACAAGGCCAAGGGCCTGGAGTTTCCGATCGTGGCGATCCCCGACCTGGGCCACGCCTCCCGCGGGCCGCGGGCCGACTACTTCATTCACGCGGCGACGGGGCTGGCGGTCCGTCTCCGCGACGACCAGGGCGAGACGGCCGCCTCTTGTGCCCTGGCCCTTGCCCGCCGCGAGGCCAAGCGGGCCGAGGCCGACGAAGCCATCCGACTCCTTTACGTGGCCATAACCCGCGCAAAGGATTATGCAATTTTCTGCTCCCACCAAGCGTATACGATCGTGCAGACCCTGACGTGGCAGGACGTCCTGGCCACAGGCACAGGCCTGCCAGCGAACTTGGAAGAGGGATCCCGCGTGGTGACGCTTCCGGGAAGTTGCACGGTGCGTGTGTCCGCGTGTGCGCCGGGGCGAGACTCCGCCCACCACGGCCGGCGGCGCGTGGGGCCGAGAGACGTCTTCGCCTCGGGCCGCGTGCGCTGGGATGTGGTGCGCAGCCGGGCCCAGACGGCTCCGCGGGGAAGGCTCGCGCGGGTTCTCGAGCAGGTTTCGCCTGCCGAGCCGCCCGCGCGGCCGCCGCAGCGCGTGGCGGCGACGGCCCTGGACGTGTACCGCCGGTGCCCCGCGGAGTACTGGTGGACCCATGTCCTCGGGGTCGAGGCGCCCGAGCCGGAGGCGGACACGCTCCGGGCGCCGCAAGCCGGGGAGATTTTCCTTTCGCCGCGCGAGCGCGGCCTCCTTTACCACCGGGCGTTGGAATTGGCGGTTTCGCCGGACGACGAGGACATCCGCCGGGCTGTCGAGGGGGCGCTCCGGCGGGCCGATGGTGGCCCCGGACCGTGGCGCCGTCGGCTCGCGCGGGATGCGACCGAGGCGGTTTCGCGGTTCTGGGCTTCCGACCTGGGCCGCCGCGTCGCCTGTGCTAAAGCGGCTTACCGGGAAATGCCTGTCCTGTTGCGGCTGGGCGAGACGGAAATACATGGAATAGTGGACCTGGTGCTGGAGAACCCGGACGGACAGTGGGAACTGGCGGACTACAAGAGCCGTCTAGCGCCGGATGAAACGGGCAAGCCGTCGGTCGAGGCCTATCGCCTTCAGTTGGGCCTGTATGCGATGGCCGTCAGCCGGTGGGCGGGCCGGCCCGCATCCAGATGTTCCATATATGTGATTGACTCAGGGACTTTAGTCGAGTATCATCCCGCCGGCGGCCTGAAAGCGGCGGAAACCGAGGCGCACGAGGTGCTCTCGGCCATCGCCGGCGGCCGGTTCGAGTGCCGCCATACGAAAAAATGCAGCCACTGCCGGCTCGGTCGGCTGTGCGACTACGGACGTGCCGGGTGA